In Cucurbita pepo subsp. pepo cultivar mu-cu-16 chromosome LG04, ASM280686v2, whole genome shotgun sequence, the following are encoded in one genomic region:
- the LOC111792813 gene encoding transcription factor bHLH47-like, which translates to MVSEVSSQPVIETDVAVVASVSRQCPGKKNPAKVPKKIHKAEREKLKRGHLNDLFLHLANVLELTEPNNGKASILCEANRLVKDLFGQIECLRKEHASLLTESRDVDIEKNELREETSALASQIEKLQSELQSRAVHSKPDLNTIPPQAHFSGECLGLPVMEPTMQQTHAVIIVPVRPDLPSYPAADATQAPTMATSHVSKPHARYPTPADSWPAGLLKLSQTTEQPSKEFLTIGCKSITDIMG; encoded by the exons ATGGTTTCCGAGGTTTCTTCACAACCGGTTATTGAAACTGATGTTGCAGTTGTGGCTTCTGTATCTAG GCAATGTCCTGGTAAAAAAAATCCGGCGAAAGTTCCTAAGAAAATTCACAAGGcagagagggagaagttgaagCGAGGGCATTTAAACGACCTCTTCCTTCACCTCGCAAATGTGCTTG AGCTAACAGAACCGAACAATGGGAAGGCGTCCATTTTGTGTGAAGCAAATCGACTGGTAAAGGACTTATTTGGTCAGATTGAGTGCCTCAGAAAGGAGCATGCATCGTTGTTGACAGAATCTAGAGAT GTTGACATTGAGAAGAATGAGCTGCGAGAAGAGACTTCTGCTTTAGCATCTCAGATTGAGAAGCTGCAAAGTGAGTTACAATCAAGGGCCGTGCATTCTAAACCCGACTTAAATACCATCCCACCACAAGCACATTTCTCAGGGGAATGCCTTGGATTGCCTGTTATGGAACCCACAATGCAGCAAACACACGCCGTTATTATCGTACCTGTGCGGCCAGATCTCCCATCTTATCCAGCAGCGGATGCAACTCAAGCCCCAACAATGGCTACCTCACATGTAAGCAAACCACATGCCAGATATCCAACACCAGCAGATTCCTGGCCTGCTGGACTTCTCAAATTGTCACAGACAACAGAACAACCAAGTAAAGAGTTTTTAACCATTGGTTGCAAGAGCATTACGGATATTATGGGTTAA